Proteins from a genomic interval of Paenibacillus sp. RC334:
- a CDS encoding macrolide family glycosyltransferase codes for MARVLVVITPAEGHVNPSLGLVKQLVDSGEEVDYVCTEEFRTRIQPTGAKLITYPFVDDAFSKDADLKPAEYKHHYQFVYMMVKGMIQPIIPEVLRVIENRTYDYLIYDSLMGWGGKIIAEKLGIPAICSIASFAFVEPLGSGQGMDENDPEVKKLYTATMKVTHQLANELQVAIPAMDEIAPHAGRLKIVYTSRYFQPQAEKLDNSYIFTGPSIVPRKDAPSFPFEQLRALHPQTVYISMGTILNKDLEFYKLCFAAFHDLPVQFVLSSGKYTDMELLADCIPDNFIVKPYIPQLEMLQHVDAFITHAGMNSTSEALYYNVPLVMVPMTSDQPIVANRVQELGAGIAVNKNELSPASLKAALLEVLNHSTYKQQAHVIGESLRQAGRYRHAADTIRSHFSTIEK; via the coding sequence ATGGCACGTGTGTTGGTAGTGATCACGCCTGCTGAAGGCCATGTTAATCCGTCATTAGGATTAGTTAAGCAGCTGGTCGACAGTGGTGAGGAAGTGGATTATGTATGTACGGAGGAATTTCGTACGAGAATTCAGCCAACGGGAGCAAAACTGATAACCTATCCTTTTGTTGATGATGCTTTTTCCAAAGACGCTGATTTAAAGCCAGCGGAGTACAAACATCATTATCAATTTGTGTACATGATGGTTAAAGGTATGATTCAGCCGATCATTCCAGAGGTTTTGAGAGTTATAGAGAACAGGACCTATGATTATTTAATCTATGACTCTTTGATGGGCTGGGGAGGTAAGATTATAGCAGAGAAGCTGGGAATACCTGCAATATGCTCTATCGCTTCTTTTGCTTTCGTAGAACCTTTGGGGTCTGGACAAGGCATGGATGAAAATGATCCAGAGGTGAAAAAGCTGTATACGGCCACGATGAAAGTAACGCATCAATTAGCTAATGAGCTTCAGGTTGCCATCCCGGCTATGGATGAGATCGCTCCACATGCCGGGCGCTTGAAAATTGTTTATACAAGCCGTTATTTTCAACCGCAAGCTGAAAAGCTGGACAACAGTTATATTTTTACAGGTCCTTCTATTGTACCACGTAAAGATGCGCCCTCTTTCCCGTTCGAACAACTTCGTGCTCTGCATCCACAGACGGTTTACATCTCAATGGGAACCATTTTGAATAAAGACCTGGAGTTTTATAAGCTTTGCTTTGCAGCATTTCACGATTTACCTGTGCAGTTTGTACTTTCATCAGGCAAATATACAGATATGGAGCTATTGGCCGATTGTATCCCTGACAATTTTATTGTCAAGCCCTATATTCCACAACTGGAAATGCTGCAGCATGTAGACGCATTTATTACACATGCGGGGATGAACAGCACAAGCGAAGCCTTGTATTACAATGTGCCTCTGGTTATGGTTCCCATGACATCAGACCAGCCTATCGTGGCCAATCGGGTGCAAGAGCTGGGGGCGGGTATTGCTGTGAATAAAAATGAGCTTTCACCCGCGAGTTTAAAAGCTGCCTTATTAGAGGTTTTGAATCATTCAACCTATAAGCAGCAGGCCCATGTGATTGGTGAATCATTACGTCAGGCTGGCAGGTATAGACATGCGGCAGATACAATTAGGAGTCATTTCTCCACAATAGAAAAATAA
- a CDS encoding pectinesterase family protein, whose protein sequence is MNKQRTWKKVLCNVVVGSLLLTLCPPLIQAEAGVGSQAVVGTEMAQVAKVAMDIPAFPGAEGGGKYVTGGRGGEVYEVTTLADYGKDEQTIPGSLRAAVSSGNRTVVFRVGGTIHLKESLKIKGSNLTIAGQTAPGDGITVSDYTTGIDADNVILRYLRFRLTDRYPSEDDALGARYHKNIMIDHCSFSWSVDEVLSLYDNVNTTVQWSIASESMLMTTHQKGRHGYGGIWGGRNATYHHNLLAHNASRNPRFPTDKREIDAVEMTNNVIYNWGFFSSYGGGEGSYNVLNNYYKSGPSTYRDVRSQIFVDVGSKKYKTRMFIGGNYMYGNESVTQDNWQLGTSIGSIIGPSTRLAEPIEVRGEYDNGISLDAYFPYQATDAQTAYAEVLAGSGATLPRRDAVDARIMNDVKNGTGAFINSPREAGWIYDDDNVTTTELSDSDHDGMPDEWERANGLDPYNADDRNGQTLASSGAYAHFAKGYTNLEVYLNDLIEKLSDGNEVDNPEAVVQVSDESGRSLKHNDILEAGRNAKLIATANDKDGIAHVAFIIDGVLAGKVNTAPYRLDWNQVTDGTHYIVARVTDRKGTAAFSNPVAIHVNTTAPSGSWLSEDIGSEGLNGYIKGHTQVLKDDESGSSIRLKSAGDVDSKADFFHYAYQKWEGDAEITARVEKITPVDDHAEAGVMIRESLEPGSKMAYMALAFVKYGKQGILISRDQTDGNTKRASMETFITTPYSVRLVRQGQKITGWVSADGLTNWEKVGETVMNLPDNQPLLFGLATDASKQQNDVWNYNTSEFSNVTIRKLAETAAAPAKTEPYAAAREVNSVVVATYGPASFTSLQAAIDAVPDISSTRTVIRLKNGTYREKIKVNSSKKNLSIIGEDREKTIISFNDTAKTVVDGKELGTSNSYTMRVQSPDFILENVTVANTEGTGQVQAVALYAEGDRGQYRNVKITGLQDTLLVNRGRQYFKDSYISGSVDFIFGNSPAVFENSVIHSLRAGYVTAASTEENMPGLVFIQCRLTTENGLTGKVDLGRPWRPYAHVAYLKSYMDNHIKPGGWNNWGKVSNEQTARFVEFDNDGPGAASAGRVPWAKQLTADEASQYTVKAVLGGVDHWNPQLNK, encoded by the coding sequence TTGAACAAGCAGCGTACATGGAAAAAGGTGTTATGTAATGTGGTTGTGGGTTCATTGCTGTTGACCTTATGTCCGCCACTGATCCAAGCGGAAGCTGGTGTGGGGAGTCAGGCGGTGGTTGGGACAGAGATGGCACAGGTGGCAAAAGTGGCTATGGATATTCCGGCGTTTCCCGGTGCTGAGGGTGGCGGTAAATATGTTACTGGCGGGCGTGGAGGGGAAGTATACGAGGTTACCACGCTGGCGGACTACGGCAAAGATGAACAGACCATACCTGGTTCGCTTCGTGCAGCGGTCAGTTCCGGTAACCGGACGGTCGTTTTTCGGGTTGGTGGAACTATTCATCTCAAGGAGTCGCTCAAAATCAAGGGGAGTAACCTGACGATTGCTGGCCAGACAGCCCCTGGCGACGGAATTACTGTAAGCGATTACACGACCGGGATTGATGCGGATAATGTGATTCTTCGTTACCTGCGTTTCCGATTAACTGACCGGTACCCCAGTGAGGATGACGCGTTAGGAGCCAGATACCATAAAAACATTATGATTGATCACTGTTCCTTTAGCTGGTCGGTGGATGAGGTGCTGAGCCTGTATGACAACGTAAATACGACCGTACAGTGGTCCATTGCCTCCGAGAGTATGCTTATGACTACACATCAAAAGGGGCGCCATGGCTACGGCGGCATTTGGGGCGGACGCAACGCCACCTATCATCATAATTTGTTGGCTCACAATGCAAGCCGTAATCCGCGTTTTCCAACGGATAAAAGAGAAATTGACGCAGTGGAAATGACCAATAATGTAATTTATAACTGGGGATTTTTCTCTTCATACGGCGGTGGTGAAGGATCGTATAATGTGCTGAATAACTATTATAAATCTGGTCCCAGCACATATCGGGATGTTCGCAGTCAAATCTTTGTAGACGTGGGTAGTAAAAAATATAAAACACGCATGTTCATTGGCGGTAACTACATGTACGGCAACGAATCGGTTACCCAAGATAACTGGCAGCTTGGAACATCCATTGGGTCGATTATTGGCCCTTCCACCCGTCTGGCGGAGCCGATTGAAGTAAGAGGGGAGTACGACAATGGAATTTCCCTCGATGCGTATTTTCCCTACCAAGCGACAGATGCACAGACGGCATATGCAGAGGTGCTTGCAGGCTCGGGAGCCACGCTGCCAAGAAGAGATGCAGTGGACGCCCGTATTATGAATGACGTGAAGAATGGAACGGGTGCGTTTATCAACTCCCCGCGTGAAGCTGGATGGATTTATGATGATGATAACGTAACTACGACAGAGCTTTCCGACAGCGATCACGATGGAATGCCGGATGAGTGGGAACGTGCCAACGGGCTGGACCCCTATAATGCGGACGACCGTAACGGTCAGACGCTTGCCAGCTCAGGGGCGTATGCTCATTTTGCCAAGGGCTACACCAATTTGGAGGTCTATTTAAATGATCTGATCGAAAAGCTGTCGGATGGAAACGAGGTAGATAATCCGGAGGCCGTCGTTCAGGTGTCTGACGAAAGTGGCCGTTCGTTAAAGCATAACGATATTTTAGAGGCAGGACGTAATGCCAAGTTAATAGCTACGGCCAATGACAAAGATGGTATTGCACATGTTGCATTTATCATTGACGGTGTACTTGCTGGCAAGGTCAATACTGCGCCTTATCGTCTCGATTGGAACCAGGTAACGGACGGTACCCATTATATAGTTGCACGGGTGACCGACCGCAAGGGGACTGCTGCATTTTCCAATCCTGTTGCCATTCACGTCAACACGACTGCACCGTCGGGAAGCTGGCTTAGCGAAGACATTGGCTCTGAGGGCCTCAACGGTTATATCAAAGGGCATACTCAAGTATTAAAGGATGACGAGAGCGGCAGCAGCATACGACTGAAATCGGCGGGCGATGTTGATAGTAAAGCTGATTTTTTCCATTATGCTTATCAGAAATGGGAGGGAGACGCTGAAATTACAGCCCGTGTGGAGAAGATTACCCCGGTGGATGATCATGCCGAAGCGGGTGTCATGATTCGTGAATCGCTGGAGCCTGGATCGAAAATGGCTTATATGGCTTTAGCATTTGTTAAATATGGTAAACAGGGTATTCTCATCAGTCGTGATCAAACGGATGGCAATACGAAACGTGCGTCCATGGAGACGTTTATAACAACGCCATATTCGGTTCGTCTTGTACGACAAGGACAAAAGATTACCGGCTGGGTATCCGCAGATGGTCTGACGAACTGGGAGAAAGTTGGTGAAACCGTTATGAATTTGCCGGATAATCAACCGCTATTGTTCGGGCTAGCTACCGATGCATCCAAACAACAAAACGATGTATGGAATTACAATACGTCGGAATTCAGCAATGTTACGATCCGCAAGCTGGCAGAAACAGCAGCAGCTCCCGCTAAAACAGAACCATATGCTGCTGCCCGGGAGGTGAATAGCGTTGTTGTAGCGACCTATGGCCCTGCCAGCTTTACATCTCTACAGGCAGCTATTGATGCAGTCCCTGACATCAGCAGCACCAGGACAGTTATTCGCCTCAAAAATGGTACCTATCGTGAAAAAATAAAAGTGAATTCCTCCAAAAAAAATCTGAGCATTATTGGAGAGGATAGGGAGAAAACGATTATCTCCTTTAACGATACGGCCAAAACTGTGGTGGACGGAAAAGAATTAGGAACAAGCAACAGCTATACGATGCGTGTGCAAAGTCCAGATTTTATACTGGAGAATGTGACGGTTGCGAATACAGAAGGGACCGGGCAGGTGCAGGCCGTGGCGTTATATGCGGAAGGTGATCGTGGACAGTATCGCAATGTCAAAATTACTGGGCTACAGGATACATTGCTTGTGAACCGTGGCAGACAGTATTTTAAGGACAGCTATATCAGCGGCAGCGTCGATTTTATTTTTGGCAATTCACCTGCCGTATTTGAGAACTCGGTTATACACAGCTTGCGTGCCGGATATGTAACAGCAGCTTCAACAGAAGAGAATATGCCAGGCTTGGTATTTATTCAATGTCGTCTGACAACCGAAAATGGGTTGACAGGCAAGGTAGATCTTGGACGGCCATGGCGCCCTTACGCCCATGTTGCTTATCTAAAATCTTACATGGATAACCATATCAAGCCGGGCGGCTGGAACAATTGGGGAAAGGTATCCAATGAGCAGACCGCAAGATTCGTAGAGTTTGATAATGATGGACCAGGTGCAGCGAGTGCCGGACGTGTACCTTGGGCTAAGCAGCTTACTGCTGACGAAGCCAGTCAGTACACCGTTAAAGCCGTTTTGGGCGGGGTAGATCATTGGAATCCACAGTTGAATAAATAA
- a CDS encoding AraC family transcriptional regulator — MTETNDDKYVIGEQQFSIHHIYRTGFTVMPKPHVHDSYELYYLLRGERIYFMNGKVYIARKGDLIFILPHDLHSTASSQLEETERILIHFSPTFLPQQDRDILNLPPYQQSALLRLPVREQIEVERLFLQMNTECRNQQPLHDRCVQHLLLELLILVHRSEAVERSEPVSSHPMHQKITEISSFIQDHYHEPITLEQVAAYYFISPAYLSRIFPKLTGFHFSEYIRVVRVRAAQTRLRTTKDKIQHIAEDVGFGHASHFNKIFKKITGLSPLQYRKQIR, encoded by the coding sequence ATGACGGAAACGAACGACGACAAATATGTCATTGGAGAACAGCAATTCTCCATTCATCACATCTACCGTACCGGATTCACAGTTATGCCAAAACCTCATGTCCACGATAGCTACGAGCTGTACTATTTACTACGAGGCGAACGCATCTACTTTATGAACGGTAAAGTATACATCGCCCGCAAGGGTGATCTAATATTTATCCTCCCTCATGATTTGCACTCTACCGCCAGTTCGCAATTGGAGGAAACGGAGCGCATTTTGATTCATTTTTCACCGACGTTCCTTCCACAGCAGGATCGTGACATTCTTAACCTGCCGCCGTATCAGCAATCTGCACTACTGCGCCTACCGGTTAGAGAGCAGATCGAAGTTGAACGCTTGTTCCTACAAATGAATACCGAGTGCCGAAATCAGCAGCCCCTGCATGACCGTTGCGTACAGCATTTACTGCTGGAATTGCTCATTCTGGTGCACCGATCGGAAGCGGTTGAACGAAGTGAGCCTGTTTCCTCTCATCCGATGCATCAGAAAATAACGGAAATTTCCTCTTTTATTCAGGACCATTACCATGAACCAATAACCCTTGAACAGGTGGCTGCCTACTACTTCATTAGTCCAGCCTACCTAAGCCGCATCTTTCCAAAATTGACTGGCTTTCATTTCAGCGAATACATCCGTGTAGTGAGGGTCAGGGCGGCCCAAACGAGACTGCGAACCACCAAAGACAAAATTCAGCATATTGCAGAGGATGTGGGATTCGGCCATGCTTCCCATTTTAATAAAATCTTCAAAAAAATAACCGGGCTCTCCCCTCTTCAGTACCGCAAGCAGATTCGTTAG
- a CDS encoding low specificity L-threonine aldolase, producing MIRFECDYTEGAHERILKRLLETNDEQTPGYGVDEHCERARAYIKKACDSENADVHFLVGGTQTNTTVISSILRPHQGVIAANSGHIAVHETGAIEATGHKVLPLPSDDGKIRAEQVKELYDAHWNDGTFEHMVQPGMVYISQPTENGTLYTKSELEALSQVCRECGLPLFIDGARLGYGLVAVDNDVSLADIAKLCDVFYVGGTKIGALMGEAVVIINDALKKDFRYMIKQKGGLLAKGRMLGIQFETLFEDGLYYEISKHAIDMAMLIQTSLTKQGVQFLYHSTTNQQFPILPDRILKALSEKYTFSFWEKVDATHSAVRFCTSWATKKDNVEMLIQDIKALQ from the coding sequence ATGATTAGATTTGAATGCGACTATACCGAAGGTGCCCATGAGCGTATATTAAAGCGACTTTTGGAGACGAATGATGAACAAACCCCAGGCTATGGTGTGGACGAGCACTGTGAAAGAGCCAGAGCTTATATTAAAAAAGCATGTGACTCCGAAAATGCGGACGTACACTTTTTAGTTGGAGGTACACAGACCAATACAACGGTGATCTCTTCTATTTTGCGTCCGCATCAAGGTGTTATTGCTGCAAATTCTGGACATATTGCTGTACATGAGACTGGCGCGATTGAAGCTACTGGACATAAAGTACTTCCTTTGCCAAGTGATGATGGGAAAATCCGGGCCGAACAGGTAAAAGAGCTGTATGACGCTCACTGGAATGATGGCACTTTTGAGCATATGGTACAGCCTGGTATGGTTTATATTTCTCAGCCTACCGAGAATGGTACGCTTTATACTAAATCCGAGCTGGAAGCGTTAAGTCAAGTCTGCCGGGAATGTGGCTTACCCTTGTTTATCGATGGCGCTCGCTTAGGGTATGGTCTGGTTGCAGTGGACAACGATGTATCTTTAGCAGATATAGCGAAGCTATGTGATGTATTTTATGTCGGCGGTACAAAAATTGGAGCACTGATGGGAGAAGCAGTAGTCATTATCAATGATGCTTTGAAAAAAGATTTTCGATACATGATCAAGCAAAAAGGGGGGCTGCTGGCGAAGGGACGAATGTTGGGTATACAGTTTGAAACTTTATTTGAAGATGGTTTATACTATGAAATTTCCAAGCACGCTATAGATATGGCCATGTTGATTCAAACTTCGTTAACGAAACAAGGAGTTCAATTTCTATATCATTCTACAACGAATCAGCAGTTCCCGATTTTACCAGATCGTATCTTAAAAGCATTGAGCGAAAAATATACCTTTTCCTTTTGGGAAAAAGTTGATGCTACACATAGTGCCGTTCGATTTTGTACCAGTTGGGCTACGAAGAAAGACAATGTTGAAATGCTGATTCAGGATATCAAAGCATTGCAGTAA
- a CDS encoding MarR family winged helix-turn-helix transcriptional regulator, with amino-acid sequence MRHFNRFYTNILGLLDRHVLDSGYSFTEARVIVEIGMIEPCIANTLVDSLKIDRSYMSRIIAKLCKEGFLVKENSSVDNRTNLIRLTPKGKAFYHQLDERSDEQVIKLVQGLSEEEIKELHTSMVFIQNKLEKLERIQND; translated from the coding sequence ATGAGACATTTCAATCGATTTTATACCAATATACTTGGATTATTAGATAGACATGTGCTGGATAGCGGGTATTCCTTTACCGAGGCACGGGTCATTGTAGAGATCGGTATGATCGAGCCATGTATAGCCAATACGTTAGTCGATTCTCTTAAAATTGATCGCAGTTATATGAGTAGAATCATTGCTAAACTTTGCAAAGAGGGCTTCCTTGTTAAGGAAAATTCTTCGGTGGATAATAGAACAAATCTGATTCGTTTGACGCCTAAAGGAAAAGCGTTTTATCACCAACTGGATGAAAGATCTGACGAACAAGTCATAAAATTAGTTCAAGGTCTATCAGAAGAAGAGATTAAAGAATTACATACTTCTATGGTGTTCATTCAGAACAAACTAGAGAAATTGGAGAGAATACAAAATGATTAG
- a CDS encoding S9 family peptidase gives MNKRQIAPEDLYGYQWVSDPAISPDGTIAYVHKSIDRSKNDYHTHIRVVSLFGADDKPLTDGNKDSAPAWSPDGSQLAFLRVVNGSKQLWMVPADGGEGQRLTEVKRGVGAFVWSPDGKYIVFTSMVSINAEREAMALEEYSKQSGERGRIVDRTTPKAEGSGWWNGLFSHLFVLELENGRVTRITSGPCNASYPVWSIDSKRISFLSKRVEDDKLDADLFSFSDVYTVDCDGSHLVKVTDSSLAISQFSYAPDGKTLTLIASDRIYGSGSQNRLYTVPVTGGASELLFPELDMQIGNFALSDMKSFGLSLSPLYAPARLRTEMYVLGTVQGAVHIYRITMDGNVQAVTGGSDRDIYQYTLSADGRYLVFAALDADRPGELYQMNLETGEEKRLTRHNDDYMASLQVSVPESFWFEASDGFKVQGWIFKPTGLGPGERVPLILQIHGGPHAMYTGAYSHEMQTLLAQGYAVLMTNPRGSFGYGQDFAQACRGDFGGGDYQDVLNALDFALNQFDYIDETRLGVAGGSYGGLMTNWIISHTNRFRAAVTQRCISNWLSFYGLSDIGISYTEGIVGTNPWEDPELLWSKSPLAHVNNIETPLLILHGEEDLRCPVGQGDELYTALKRLGKTTRLIRYPGSNHSLLKSGKPSLRVDNFEQVVSWFNSYLSKGVDSDE, from the coding sequence ATCCGTGTCGTATCGCTTTTTGGGGCTGACGATAAGCCGTTGACCGATGGCAATAAGGATTCAGCTCCTGCTTGGTCACCCGATGGATCACAGCTTGCTTTTTTACGTGTGGTGAATGGAAGCAAGCAGCTATGGATGGTTCCGGCTGATGGTGGAGAGGGACAGCGACTGACCGAGGTGAAGCGTGGAGTGGGTGCATTCGTCTGGTCGCCGGACGGGAAGTATATTGTATTTACAAGTATGGTTAGTATAAACGCCGAGCGAGAAGCCATGGCGCTTGAGGAATATAGCAAGCAGTCTGGTGAGCGGGGGCGTATCGTGGATCGCACCACTCCCAAAGCTGAGGGATCGGGCTGGTGGAACGGTCTATTTAGTCATTTATTTGTCCTGGAGCTTGAAAACGGCCGGGTAACCCGAATAACCTCGGGACCTTGCAATGCTTCTTACCCTGTATGGTCCATAGACAGCAAGCGGATTTCGTTTTTGTCCAAACGTGTAGAAGACGACAAGCTGGATGCAGACCTGTTTTCGTTTTCGGATGTGTATACGGTCGATTGCGACGGCAGTCATCTGGTGAAGGTTACGGATTCCAGCTTGGCGATCAGCCAATTTTCGTATGCACCGGACGGCAAAACATTGACTCTGATCGCCAGCGATCGTATTTATGGCAGTGGTAGCCAGAATCGACTGTATACCGTGCCTGTTACGGGGGGAGCCTCGGAACTATTGTTTCCTGAATTGGACATGCAAATCGGCAACTTCGCTTTAAGCGATATGAAATCCTTTGGTCTGTCTCTATCTCCATTATATGCTCCTGCGCGGTTGAGGACAGAAATGTATGTGCTCGGGACAGTGCAGGGTGCTGTTCATATATACCGCATCACAATGGACGGGAATGTTCAAGCGGTGACTGGCGGAAGTGATAGAGATATCTATCAGTACACGCTATCTGCTGATGGTCGCTATCTGGTTTTCGCTGCACTTGATGCGGACCGGCCTGGAGAGCTGTATCAAATGAATCTGGAGACAGGGGAAGAGAAGCGGCTCACACGCCATAACGACGATTACATGGCCTCCTTGCAGGTGAGTGTACCGGAGTCTTTTTGGTTCGAGGCTTCGGATGGATTCAAGGTACAAGGATGGATCTTCAAACCGACTGGACTGGGCCCTGGAGAACGGGTTCCTTTGATTTTACAAATTCATGGGGGACCCCATGCGATGTATACCGGCGCGTATAGCCATGAGATGCAGACACTCCTTGCACAGGGATATGCTGTGCTGATGACCAATCCACGCGGTAGCTTCGGTTATGGTCAGGATTTTGCACAAGCCTGTCGGGGAGACTTTGGAGGAGGAGATTATCAGGATGTACTGAACGCCTTGGACTTTGCGCTGAACCAGTTTGATTATATAGACGAAACCCGGCTCGGCGTGGCTGGCGGCAGCTATGGAGGCTTGATGACCAACTGGATCATTTCTCACACGAACCGATTCCGCGCCGCCGTTACGCAGCGATGCATCTCCAATTGGCTATCCTTCTATGGTTTGAGTGATATCGGTATTTCCTACACGGAGGGTATCGTTGGGACTAACCCGTGGGAAGATCCTGAGCTGCTCTGGTCCAAGTCCCCACTGGCACATGTAAATAACATCGAAACTCCGCTGCTGATTTTACACGGTGAGGAAGACCTGCGTTGCCCGGTTGGACAAGGGGATGAGTTATATACAGCCCTGAAGCGGCTGGGCAAAACAACACGCCTCATTCGCTATCCCGGGTCCAATCATTCTTTGCTGAAGAGTGGTAAACCATCTCTACGTGTAGATAACTTTGAGCAAGTGGTGTCCTGGTTTAATTCCTACTTGAGTAAAGGAGTTGACTCCGATGAGTAA